The genomic interval GACGTTCGTCCCAAAAGATAATTTCCGTCCCAGGAATTAACGCTCGAACTTCATCACCAAAAACCTGTACCAACTCTCCTCTAGGGCCAATCGTACCATTCATATTCTTGGGCAGTCCAATCAATAATCTATTGGTCTCATATTGTTGCATCAGCTCTTTTAATCTATTTAAATCTTTCTCTAATGATGTTCTTCGAATCGTCTCAACGCCTTGGGCAGTGAACATTAACGCATCACTTACCGCAATTCCAATTGTCCTGTCCCCAACATCAAGTCCTAGTATCCGCATTTTCCCTCCAGAATATACAATACCTATTTTTGTTCTTTAATATAAGCTTGTATCAATTCTTCTAATAATTCATCTCTTTCTAACTTACGTATCATACCTCTAGCATTATTATAGCTAGTCACATAGGCAGGATCTCCTGAAAGCAGATAACCAACAAGTTGATTAATGGGATTATAACCTTTTTCCTGCATTGCTTTGCATACTTCTTTTATTATGAGCGCAGCTTCGTTTGTCTCATCCGCACCAACCTTAAACATCATAGTTTCTTCCATATTTGCCATCTTGAGCATCCCCCTCTCGTATATTATCTACCACCTTGTATATTCTATTCTGCCTAAACTGCCAATCTCCTTTCTAAAATCCTAATTTAAATACGATAGGGCAAATAATAATTTATTATCCGCCCTATCAATCAATGCAATTATTTGATTTGATCTTTTATTGCAACTTTTGCTGCTTCTAATGCCGCTACTAATTTTTCTGGGGATTTTCCGCCGGCTTGCGCCATATCCGGACGTCCGCCGCCACCGCCGCCAGCAACTTTTGCTGCTGCTTTGACAATATTTCCAGCATGAACACCCTTTGCGACCGCTTCTTTGCTGACTTTTGCGACAAAGTTCACTTTATCACCGACTACAGCACCTAAAATAACCGCACCATGCTGCAATTTTTCTGCTGTTGCATCCGCAATTTTTCTGATTTCATCCATATCTTTTGCATGAATTTCACAAACAATTACTGGAATTTCATTTATAGTTTCAGCACAATCCTGCAATTTTTGTGCATCCGCTTTTACTTTGATTGTACTCATTTCATTTAAGCTTTGCTCTAAACATTTTACATTAGCTAAAACACTATCTAGTCGAGTAACAACTTCTTCTGGGCGAACCTTTAACATATTTGCTGCTCCATGAAGTTTCTCTAATTGTGAATTCACCATTTGCAGTGCTACAGCACCTGTCACTGCTTCAATGCGCCTTACGCCAGAAGCAACGCCTGACTCACTCACAATTTTAAGTAAACCGATCATTGCAACATTTTCCACATGCGTTCCACCACAAAGTTCCTTACTATAATCACCGACCGAGACAACTCTTACACGATCGCCATACTTTTCACCAAATAAAGCCATTGCTCCCATAGCTTTTGCTTCTTCTTGGCTTGTTTCAAAAATATCAACTTTTGTTCCGCTTAGAATAACATCACTTACGAGTTTTTCCACCTCTTGAAGTTGTTTTTCTGTAACAGCCTCAAAATGTGAAAAATCAAAGCGCAAACGTTCCGGACTTACTGAAGAACCAGCTTGATTGACATGTTCTCCAAGCACTTTTTTTAACGCAGCCTGCAATAAATGCGTTGCTGTATGATTGCGTGCTGTTGCCCGTTTTGCCGCATGATCGATTTGGATTGCAATGGTATCATCGACTTTTAAGACACCTTCATCTACATAGCCAATATGATAAATTGTACCATTTGGTAATTTTTTTGCATTCGTTATAGATACTTTACCAAACTCAGTTACAAATTTTCCACTATCACCAATTTGTCCACCACCTTCAGCATAAAAAGGTGTCACATCCAAAATGATTCCTGCTTCTTCACCATCATGAATGCTGTCGACCATTTTTCCATCTTTCCAAATGCAAACAATCTTTGCTTGCTTGGCTTTTTCATCTCTCGTCAATTTCTCTGTATCCAAATCTCGTAAATCAGGAATTGCAACACGTTGATTTTCCTGTCGTGCAGCTCTCGCCCGATCCCGCTGTTCTTTCATTGCTACATCAAATGCTTCTTTATCTAAATCAATATGGTGTTCTTCCAAAATTTCAGCGGTTAATTCCCAAGGGAATCCAAAAGTATCATACAGTTTAAAAGCTGCTTCACCGTCTAAAACTTTTTTTCCACTCGCTTTTAGTTCATCAATATGTTTACTTAATAAATCAATCCCTTGTGCGAGTGTTGTAT from Massilibacillus massiliensis carries:
- the ruvX gene encoding Holliday junction resolvase RuvX is translated as MRILGLDVGDRTIGIAVSDALMFTAQGVETIRRTSLEKDLNRLKELMQQYETNRLLIGLPKNMNGTIGPRGELVQVFGDEVRALIPGTEIIFWDERLSTVAATKSLIAADVSRAKRKKVIDKMAAVFILQGYLDSRA
- a CDS encoding IreB family regulatory phosphoprotein, with product MANMEETMMFKVGADETNEAALIIKEVCKAMQEKGYNPINQLVGYLLSGDPAYVTSYNNARGMIRKLERDELLEELIQAYIKEQK
- the alaS gene encoding alanine--tRNA ligase — translated: MKFLSGNQLREKYLQFFKNKGHLRLPSASLIPENDPTLLMIGAGMAPFKPFFTGKMKPPCERITTSQKCVRTGDIENVGRTARHQTFFEMLGNFSFGDYFKKDAIQWAWEFLTVELEMPKDKLWVTIYPDDEEALKIWTEEVGVDPNHVVKLEDNFWEIGPGPCGPCSEIYIDLGEERGCGSADCAVGCDCDRFLEIWNLVFTQYDRDEAGNYTPLAKKNIDTGAGLERLASVLQNKRSNFETDLLFPIISYASKVSNVAYGTSEKNDISLKVIADHARSMTIMILDGILPSNEGRGYVLRRIIRRAIRHGRLLGIEESFLTGAVASVIEIFGNVFPELIEKQAYIKKVIHLEEERFHTTLAQGIDLLSKHIDELKASGKKVLDGEAAFKLYDTFGFPWELTAEILEEHHIDLDKEAFDVAMKEQRDRARAARQENQRVAIPDLRDLDTEKLTRDEKAKQAKIVCIWKDGKMVDSIHDGEEAGIILDVTPFYAEGGGQIGDSGKFVTEFGKVSITNAKKLPNGTIYHIGYVDEGVLKVDDTIAIQIDHAAKRATARNHTATHLLQAALKKVLGEHVNQAGSSVSPERLRFDFSHFEAVTEKQLQEVEKLVSDVILSGTKVDIFETSQEEAKAMGAMALFGEKYGDRVRVVSVGDYSKELCGGTHVENVAMIGLLKIVSESGVASGVRRIEAVTGAVALQMVNSQLEKLHGAANMLKVRPEEVVTRLDSVLANVKCLEQSLNEMSTIKVKADAQKLQDCAETINEIPVIVCEIHAKDMDEIRKIADATAEKLQHGAVILGAVVGDKVNFVAKVSKEAVAKGVHAGNIVKAAAKVAGGGGGGRPDMAQAGGKSPEKLVAALEAAKVAIKDQIK